The Polyangiaceae bacterium genome includes a region encoding these proteins:
- a CDS encoding pyridoxamine 5'-phosphate oxidase family protein — protein sequence MISDALRQLLRGGVSTMLGTRDAQLVPECARAVGCVVHADGRRLTLFLPQATAARSVANLRDNGQVAVTFSEVPTHRTRQLKGRAVVVREATNAERAIMERYVEAFAKELDIVGLPPSVSRRIAFLPAHAVEIEVTEVFDQTPGPGAGARLAASEA from the coding sequence ATGATCTCCGACGCGCTCCGTCAGCTCCTTCGAGGCGGAGTGTCGACCATGCTGGGGACGCGCGACGCACAGCTCGTCCCCGAGTGCGCGCGTGCTGTGGGTTGCGTCGTGCACGCGGACGGGCGTCGTTTGACTCTGTTCTTGCCGCAGGCAACGGCGGCGCGCAGCGTGGCGAATCTGCGCGACAACGGGCAAGTGGCCGTGACCTTCTCCGAGGTTCCGACGCACCGCACCCGGCAGCTCAAGGGCCGCGCGGTCGTGGTCCGCGAAGCGACGAACGCGGAGCGCGCGATCATGGAGCGCTACGTCGAGGCATTCGCCAAGGAGCTCGACATCGTGGGCTTGCCCCCGAGCGTGTCGCGGAGGATCGCGTTCCTGCCGGCCCACGCCGTCGAGATCGAGGTGACGGAGGTCTTCGACCAAACGCCGGGGCCCGGCGCCGGAGCGCGGCTCGCCGCGAGCGAAGCGTGA